Proteins encoded within one genomic window of Tidjanibacter massiliensis:
- a CDS encoding 2-oxoacid:acceptor oxidoreductase subunit alpha, which yields MENTSITERDDVVIRFSGDSGDGMQLTGTLFSDTAALQGNGISTFPDYPAEIRAPQGTVAGVSGFQVHFGDHPVQTPGDYCDVLVTMNPAALRANACWLRKGATVIIDGDTLDEKSVARAGFTTGDPFAELGIEDYNIIVADITTMTKEALAGLDLDVKSVVKCKNMFALGMCLFMFNKPLEHAVEYINNKFGKRNPVVAEANVLALKAGHNYAHNTHAFANTYDVQPADLPKGRYRSINGNQATAWGFIAASEKSGRPLYCGSYPITPATVILEELAKRKDLGVKTVQCEDEIAGICTTIGASYAGHFAVTTTSGPGLSLKSEAMGLAVMTELPIVVVDVQRGGPSTGLPTKTEQGDLLQALWGRNGECPMIVIAASTPSDCFHYAFMAGKLAMEHMTPVVLLSDGFIANGSQPWKIPSMKDYPEIHPPVIRELPEDEKTFLPYKRDGLRLARRWAFPGTPGLEHRIGGLEKDILKGSPSHNPQNHQRMVELRAEKVARVADFIPEQEVLGDREGDLLVVGWGGTRGHLESAVKEMRAAGKKVSLCHFNYINPLPHGVYEIFSGFRKIVVCELNEGQFANYMRMSFPQFGYEQFNKVQGLPFTKEELVDKFNELLEK from the coding sequence ATGGAAAACACAAGCATTACGGAGAGGGATGACGTGGTTATCCGGTTCTCCGGGGACTCCGGGGACGGAATGCAGCTGACGGGCACTCTGTTCTCCGACACCGCGGCCCTGCAGGGCAACGGCATTTCGACTTTCCCGGATTATCCTGCCGAAATTCGCGCACCGCAGGGAACTGTGGCCGGTGTATCGGGATTTCAGGTACATTTCGGCGACCATCCGGTACAGACACCGGGTGACTATTGCGACGTGCTGGTGACCATGAATCCGGCCGCCCTGAGGGCTAACGCCTGCTGGCTGAGGAAAGGCGCCACGGTAATCATCGACGGCGATACGCTCGACGAGAAGAGCGTGGCCCGTGCGGGATTCACGACGGGTGACCCGTTCGCCGAGCTGGGAATAGAGGATTACAACATCATCGTCGCCGACATCACGACCATGACTAAAGAGGCCCTCGCGGGGCTCGACCTGGATGTGAAGAGCGTCGTGAAGTGCAAGAACATGTTTGCGCTGGGCATGTGCCTCTTCATGTTCAACAAGCCGCTTGAGCATGCCGTGGAATATATCAACAACAAGTTCGGCAAACGCAATCCGGTCGTTGCCGAGGCGAATGTCCTCGCGCTCAAGGCCGGTCATAACTATGCCCACAATACGCATGCGTTCGCCAATACGTACGACGTGCAGCCTGCCGACCTGCCCAAGGGTCGTTACCGCAGCATCAACGGCAACCAGGCGACGGCATGGGGATTCATCGCCGCTTCCGAAAAGAGCGGCCGGCCGCTCTACTGCGGTTCGTATCCCATCACCCCCGCGACCGTCATTCTCGAAGAACTCGCCAAGCGCAAGGACCTCGGCGTGAAGACCGTACAGTGCGAGGATGAAATCGCCGGCATTTGTACGACCATCGGGGCTTCGTATGCGGGCCACTTCGCCGTGACCACCACCTCCGGTCCCGGCCTTTCGCTGAAGTCCGAGGCCATGGGTCTGGCGGTAATGACTGAGCTTCCGATTGTCGTCGTGGACGTACAGCGCGGCGGGCCTTCCACCGGCCTTCCGACCAAGACCGAACAGGGTGACCTGCTGCAGGCGCTCTGGGGCCGTAACGGAGAGTGTCCGATGATAGTCATTGCGGCAAGTACTCCGTCCGACTGTTTCCATTACGCTTTCATGGCCGGCAAGCTCGCCATGGAACACATGACGCCGGTCGTGCTGCTTTCCGACGGATTCATCGCCAACGGCAGCCAGCCTTGGAAGATACCCTCCATGAAGGATTATCCCGAAATACATCCGCCGGTAATCAGGGAGCTGCCGGAGGACGAAAAGACTTTCCTGCCCTACAAGCGCGACGGACTGCGGCTGGCTCGCCGTTGGGCATTCCCCGGTACGCCCGGTTTGGAGCACCGCATCGGCGGTCTGGAGAAGGATATCTTGAAGGGGTCTCCGTCGCACAACCCGCAGAATCACCAGCGGATGGTGGAGCTGCGTGCCGAAAAAGTGGCCCGCGTGGCGGACTTCATTCCCGAACAGGAGGTGCTGGGCGACCGGGAAGGCGACCTGCTCGTCGTCGGCTGGGGCGGTACCCGCGGCCATCTCGAATCGGCCGTGAAGGAGATGCGGGCGGCAGGGAAGAAGGTTTCCCTCTGCCACTTCAACTACATCAACCCGCTGCCGCACGGCGTGTACGAAATCTTCTCCGGATTCAGGAAAATCGTGGTATGCGAGCTGAATGAAGGACAGTTCGCCAACTACATGCGCATGTCGTTCCCGCAGTTTGGGTATGAACAGTTCAACAAGGTTCAGGGGCTTCCGTTCACCAAGGAGGAGCTGGTCGATAAGTTTAACGAATTATTGGAAAAGTAG
- a CDS encoding BACON domain-containing protein, whose amino-acid sequence MRKDLFGVLALLVGSALFAGCTTGPEGTEEHYIKLSDAVCTFTEDGGETQVIDVRANPEWSFESGASWLKVSEGEGSTLVVSADPNTDGERSAEITLQAGEATASIRVYQLGFDRMNARYRYLEDLNHAVMSPSGNYVGGFITGLEGENDFTFTAVIIDLESDERVEIGPYPESLMGLEEAEVMTDQGTLYISDYVNGGCVAFELDGTYYRPEAVPGGYGPTVMQSVSADGSVFVGYAEGDPVTGCMYAPVKYVDGVGTALPLPEKSFRDEEWWAGVMVRGMSADGSVAYGSSWENYDYGMVWWDRDGNVDWVGSDLRKVTTVQREDALGNPVDYNLVDGMICWANQTQISPDGTWIAGTYRTEEFNAESNTVTQVNYPAFFNTETRTTTVFDEYVGYVALHVTDEGLGMIGLQGLGVTSGSVVDVKSKTLLGSMSEWIQERYGIYVSGGVLTYVTPDAKSVFGYTLEIQENGQPYTVYWYIAPPLN is encoded by the coding sequence ATGAGAAAAGATTTATTTGGAGTCCTCGCCTTGCTGGTGGGGTCGGCTCTGTTTGCCGGCTGTACGACCGGGCCGGAAGGAACCGAGGAGCATTACATCAAGCTGAGCGATGCGGTGTGCACTTTTACCGAGGACGGCGGGGAGACGCAGGTTATTGACGTCAGGGCCAATCCGGAATGGAGTTTCGAGAGCGGTGCATCGTGGCTGAAGGTCTCCGAAGGCGAAGGAAGCACGCTGGTGGTCTCCGCAGACCCCAATACCGACGGGGAGCGCAGTGCGGAAATCACGCTGCAGGCAGGCGAGGCGACCGCATCCATCCGGGTCTATCAGCTCGGTTTCGACCGGATGAATGCCCGATACCGCTATCTGGAAGACCTTAATCATGCGGTCATGTCGCCCAGCGGCAACTATGTGGGCGGTTTCATAACCGGTCTGGAAGGAGAGAACGATTTTACGTTTACTGCTGTCATTATCGACCTTGAGAGCGACGAGCGGGTAGAGATAGGCCCATATCCGGAATCGCTGATGGGACTGGAAGAGGCCGAGGTGATGACCGACCAGGGGACCCTTTATATAAGCGATTACGTGAACGGAGGGTGCGTGGCCTTTGAATTGGACGGTACCTATTACCGGCCGGAAGCCGTTCCGGGCGGATACGGTCCGACGGTCATGCAGAGCGTTTCCGCCGACGGTTCCGTTTTCGTCGGTTATGCTGAGGGCGACCCCGTTACGGGATGTATGTATGCTCCTGTCAAGTATGTGGATGGTGTGGGAACGGCGCTTCCACTGCCTGAAAAGAGTTTTCGCGATGAGGAGTGGTGGGCCGGCGTGATGGTACGCGGCATGTCGGCCGACGGTTCGGTGGCGTATGGCAGTTCGTGGGAGAATTACGATTACGGCATGGTCTGGTGGGACCGCGACGGCAATGTGGACTGGGTAGGCAGCGACCTGCGCAAGGTGACCACCGTTCAGCGGGAAGATGCGCTCGGAAATCCGGTGGATTACAATCTCGTAGACGGGATGATATGCTGGGCGAACCAGACGCAGATAAGCCCCGACGGTACGTGGATAGCAGGTACCTACCGCACGGAAGAGTTCAATGCGGAGAGCAATACGGTGACGCAGGTCAATTATCCGGCCTTTTTCAATACCGAAACGCGTACCACGACCGTGTTCGACGAATATGTCGGTTATGTGGCACTCCACGTGACAGACGAAGGATTGGGTATGATAGGTCTTCAAGGGTTGGGTGTGACGAGCGGTTCGGTGGTGGACGTGAAGAGCAAGACTTTGCTCGGTTCGATGTCCGAATGGATACAGGAGCGTTACGGCATCTACGTTTCCGGCGGTGTCCTCACTTATGTGACTCCCGATGCGAAGTCGGTGTTCGGTTATACCCTTGAAATACAGGAGAATGGTCAACCCTATACGGTTTATTGGTATATAGCGCCTCCGTTGAATTGA
- a CDS encoding ABC transporter ATP-binding protein — MKTYWRLLGFAKPIEKYAIPYFFCTLLYAFFNVCTFTLIMPIVNSLFSPDGALQAVTEMPVFSIRHLTDYISALLSYLLYRLFGSDYDIMDVLIMLACVVVTASLLSNLFRYLAQRIIENMRVRTLCRLRDRVYEHVLSMNLGFFSNERKGDIMARITSDVQVVQFCITNTLQVVFRDPFLILFYVVAMLAISVQLSLFSVIYLPVVALLIGTIVKRLRRSAKEVQESFGELTSVLDESLSGMKVIKGYNAETFFGRRFNDINRKFSDISRRIAYRQQLASPMSEFLGIAAAAGLLIFGGILVTGGKLDAGGFLTYLAIFTQITRPMRSFTDAFATINQGIAAGDRVLRLLDTETSVRNAPDAVQLDHFRERIEFRDVRFAYEEREVICGISFTVEKGQTVALVGPSGGGKSTISDLIPRFYDVTAGEIRIDGRDIRQYDLHSLRERMGIVAQDTVLFNDTIENNIRLGNSEATREEVMDAARIANAEQFIAETPYGLETNIGDRGAKLSGGQRQRLSIARAVLKNPEILILDEATSALDTESEKLVQEALNTLLEGRTSIVIAHRLSTIRNADKIIVIEQGRITEEGTHTELISRKGTYAKLIEMQQLS; from the coding sequence ATGAAGACATACTGGAGACTGCTCGGCTTCGCGAAACCGATAGAGAAATACGCCATACCCTATTTTTTCTGCACGCTGCTGTACGCATTCTTCAATGTCTGTACCTTCACGCTGATAATGCCCATCGTCAATTCGCTGTTCTCCCCCGACGGAGCGCTGCAGGCCGTTACCGAGATGCCCGTTTTCAGCATACGTCATCTGACCGACTACATCAGCGCCCTGCTCTCCTATCTCCTCTACCGCCTGTTCGGCAGCGACTACGACATCATGGACGTGCTGATAATGCTCGCCTGCGTGGTCGTCACCGCCTCGCTGCTGAGTAACCTTTTCCGCTACCTCGCCCAACGAATTATCGAGAACATGCGCGTGCGGACGCTCTGTCGCCTGCGCGACCGGGTATACGAACACGTCCTGAGCATGAACCTCGGTTTTTTCAGCAACGAACGCAAGGGCGACATCATGGCCCGCATCACCTCCGACGTACAGGTCGTGCAGTTCTGCATCACCAACACGCTGCAGGTGGTCTTCCGCGACCCCTTCCTCATTCTGTTCTACGTGGTCGCCATGCTGGCCATCTCCGTCCAGCTCTCCCTCTTCTCGGTCATCTACCTGCCCGTCGTGGCGCTGCTGATTGGGACGATAGTGAAACGCCTGCGCCGTTCGGCCAAGGAGGTACAGGAGTCGTTCGGCGAACTGACTTCGGTACTCGACGAATCGCTCTCGGGAATGAAAGTGATAAAGGGATACAATGCGGAAACCTTTTTCGGCCGCCGCTTCAACGACATCAACCGCAAATTCTCCGACATCTCGCGGCGCATCGCCTACCGTCAGCAACTGGCCTCGCCCATGAGCGAATTCCTCGGCATCGCGGCGGCAGCCGGACTGCTCATCTTCGGCGGCATCCTCGTCACGGGCGGCAAGCTCGATGCGGGCGGTTTCCTTACCTACCTCGCCATATTCACCCAGATAACCCGCCCCATGCGCTCCTTCACGGATGCCTTCGCCACCATCAATCAGGGCATCGCCGCCGGCGACCGCGTCCTGCGTCTGCTCGACACGGAGACCTCCGTCCGGAACGCGCCCGACGCCGTACAGCTCGACCACTTCCGCGAACGTATCGAATTCCGCGACGTCCGTTTCGCCTACGAGGAGCGGGAAGTCATTTGCGGCATCAGCTTCACGGTAGAGAAAGGACAGACCGTCGCGCTCGTCGGCCCTTCGGGAGGCGGCAAATCGACGATTTCAGACCTCATTCCGCGCTTTTACGACGTGACGGCAGGCGAAATCCGCATCGACGGCCGCGACATCCGACAGTACGACCTGCACTCCCTGCGCGAGCGGATGGGCATCGTGGCGCAGGATACCGTACTCTTTAACGACACCATCGAGAATAACATCCGCCTGGGCAACTCCGAAGCCACGCGCGAAGAGGTCATGGATGCGGCACGCATCGCCAACGCCGAACAGTTCATCGCAGAGACTCCCTACGGCCTGGAGACGAACATCGGCGACCGCGGCGCGAAACTCTCCGGCGGGCAGCGTCAGCGCCTCAGCATCGCCCGCGCCGTTCTCAAAAACCCCGAAATCCTCATCCTCGACGAGGCGACATCCGCCCTCGACACCGAGAGCGAAAAACTCGTACAGGAGGCCCTCAACACACTGCTCGAAGGGCGCACATCCATCGTCATCGCCCACCGTCTGAGCACGATACGCAACGCGGATAAAATCATCGTCATCGAACAGGGCCGCATCACCGAGGAAGGAACGCACACAGAACTCATCAGCCGCAAGGGCACCTACGCCAAACTCATCGAAATGCAGCAACTTTCCTGA
- a CDS encoding 2-oxoacid:ferredoxin oxidoreductase subunit beta has translation MSELKYTVADFKSDQEVKWCPGCGDYAVLSAIQKAMPQIAANADVDHSRFAVVSGIGCSSRFPYYVSTYGFHGIHGRANAIATGLKTANPDLSVFVMTGDGDSLAIGGNHFIHSIRRNIDLNVVLFNNEIYGLTKGQYSPTSKLGKITKTSPYGTVERPFNPGELVIGAHGTFFARSIDAEVNLTTECMVAASKHDGLSVIEVLVNCMIFNNGTHKAFAGDKEVRAEHTITLRQGEKMLFGKNMDKGLMLDNMKLKVVTVGENGVTLDDILVHDAHEKDTMVHVMLASMKYPDFPVALGIIRDVAEPTYEREVARQIAEVQATAKIKNVDDLLNSGETWEVE, from the coding sequence ATGAGCGAACTCAAATATACGGTTGCGGACTTCAAGAGCGACCAGGAAGTTAAGTGGTGTCCCGGCTGTGGCGACTATGCCGTGCTGAGCGCCATTCAGAAGGCCATGCCGCAGATAGCCGCCAATGCCGATGTGGACCATTCGCGTTTTGCGGTGGTCTCCGGTATCGGCTGTTCGTCGCGTTTCCCCTATTACGTGAGCACATACGGTTTCCACGGCATACACGGCCGTGCCAACGCCATCGCTACGGGTCTCAAGACGGCCAACCCCGACCTGAGCGTCTTTGTGATGACGGGCGACGGCGACTCGCTCGCCATCGGCGGCAACCATTTCATCCACTCCATCCGCCGTAACATCGACCTGAACGTGGTGCTGTTCAATAACGAGATTTACGGTCTCACCAAAGGACAGTACTCGCCGACGTCGAAGCTCGGCAAGATTACCAAGACGTCGCCCTACGGTACGGTGGAGCGTCCGTTCAATCCCGGCGAACTGGTGATAGGTGCCCACGGCACTTTCTTCGCCCGTTCGATAGACGCCGAGGTGAACCTGACCACGGAGTGCATGGTGGCCGCTTCGAAGCACGACGGCCTGTCGGTCATCGAGGTGCTGGTGAACTGCATGATATTCAATAACGGTACCCACAAGGCGTTCGCCGGCGACAAGGAGGTGCGGGCGGAACACACCATCACCCTCCGTCAGGGCGAAAAGATGCTCTTCGGCAAGAACATGGACAAGGGGCTGATGCTCGACAACATGAAGCTGAAGGTGGTGACCGTCGGCGAAAACGGCGTGACGCTCGACGACATCCTCGTGCATGACGCCCACGAGAAGGATACGATGGTGCACGTGATGCTGGCCAGCATGAAGTATCCCGATTTTCCTGTCGCGCTGGGTATCATCCGTGACGTGGCGGAACCCACTTACGAACGCGAAGTGGCCCGGCAGATTGCCGAGGTTCAGGCTACGGCGAAGATTAAGAACGTGGACGACCTGCTGAACAGCGGGGAAACGTGGGAGGTCGAATAG
- a CDS encoding BACON domain-containing protein — protein MKRHLYTILLPVAAALALSGCTTGSEEADEHYIKLSDAVCTFTEDGGEAQIIEVRANPEWSFESGASWLKVSAGEGSTLEVSVDPNADGERNAEITLQAGEATASIRVYQLGARGLSARYRLLEQLNSAVMSPSGRYVGGFYTDVLGENGFQYTAVVIDLETDKWHEFGPYPETLFGFTEAEVVTDQGVLYISDSTNGGCVAFDLDGTYTVPKSIAGYGPLVMQSSSVDGSVMVGYTEGTPYGCMYGPVKVVDGEVKPLPLPEEGNFRNEEWWAGILARGMSADGSVVYGTSWENYDYGMAYWDKDGNVDWVGSDLRTVTTVQRPNPLDGTLYDYNIVNGMICWANQTQISPNGTWIAGTYRTEEYDKENDEVLQANYPAFFNTETKTTTVFDEYAGCVAMGVTDDGLGLIGIQGMGVNSGFIVDLASKTKVDDMLPWIRSEFGIIISEGAIHYLTPDRQKVFGAKLRYEQNGAVTTLYWYVAPALNN, from the coding sequence ATGAAAAGACATCTTTACACTATCTTGCTTCCGGTGGCGGCAGCCTTGGCGCTTTCCGGTTGCACGACCGGCTCGGAGGAAGCCGATGAGCATTACATCAAACTCAGCGATGCGGTATGCACCTTTACCGAAGATGGCGGGGAGGCGCAGATTATCGAAGTGAGGGCCAATCCGGAGTGGAGTTTCGAGAGCGGCGCATCGTGGCTGAAAGTCTCCGCAGGCGAGGGAAGTACGCTGGAGGTCTCCGTAGACCCCAATGCAGACGGGGAGCGCAATGCGGAAATCACGTTGCAGGCAGGCGAGGCGACCGCATCCATCCGGGTCTATCAGCTCGGTGCACGGGGATTGAGTGCCCGGTACAGGCTGCTCGAACAGTTGAACAGCGCCGTGATGTCGCCCAGCGGCAGGTATGTGGGCGGTTTTTATACGGATGTTCTCGGCGAGAACGGATTTCAGTACACCGCAGTGGTCATCGATCTCGAAACGGACAAGTGGCATGAGTTCGGTCCCTATCCGGAGACGCTGTTCGGTTTTACAGAGGCCGAGGTGGTGACCGACCAGGGCGTACTGTATATCTCCGATTCGACCAACGGGGGCTGTGTCGCGTTCGACCTCGACGGTACCTATACCGTTCCCAAGTCGATTGCGGGATACGGACCGTTGGTAATGCAGAGTTCCTCCGTCGACGGTTCGGTCATGGTCGGTTATACGGAGGGGACTCCCTACGGATGTATGTACGGGCCCGTCAAGGTGGTGGACGGCGAGGTGAAACCGCTGCCGCTGCCCGAGGAGGGCAATTTCCGGAACGAGGAGTGGTGGGCCGGTATCCTGGCCCGCGGTATGTCGGCCGACGGTTCGGTGGTGTACGGCACCTCGTGGGAGAACTACGACTACGGGATGGCCTATTGGGACAAGGACGGCAACGTGGACTGGGTGGGCAGTGACCTGCGCACGGTGACGACCGTACAGAGGCCCAATCCGCTCGACGGTACTCTCTACGACTACAATATCGTGAACGGCATGATATGCTGGGCGAACCAGACGCAGATAAGCCCCAACGGCACCTGGATAGCAGGTACCTACCGTACGGAGGAGTATGACAAGGAGAACGACGAGGTACTGCAGGCGAACTATCCCGCTTTCTTCAACACGGAGACCAAGACGACCACGGTGTTCGACGAATATGCCGGTTGTGTGGCCATGGGTGTCACCGACGACGGCCTCGGCCTTATCGGTATACAGGGGATGGGCGTGAACAGCGGTTTCATCGTGGACCTCGCATCGAAAACCAAGGTAGACGACATGCTGCCGTGGATAAGGAGTGAATTCGGCATCATCATTTCCGAGGGGGCGATACATTACCTCACGCCCGACCGGCAGAAGGTATTCGGTGCCAAACTTCGGTATGAGCAGAACGGTGCGGTGACCACGCTGTATTGGTATGTCGCTCCGGCACTGAACAATTGA
- the trpS gene encoding tryptophan--tRNA ligase, translating to MDIVLSGIRPTGQLHLGNYFGALRNFVRMQHDAKCYFFIADYHALTTHDDPTRLHENVRTVLAEYLAAGIDPDVATVYVQSDVPQVTELSLLLGMHAYVGELERTASFKDKVRKNPSNVNAGLLTYPVLMAADILLHRATHVPVGKDQEQHLELTRVFARRFNNMYGVEYFPESQPYNFGADLVKIPGLDGTGKMGKSENNGIFLADSDEAIRKKVMRAVTDSGPTEPDSPLSEGVANIFTIMQAVSAPDTVAFFREQYARCEIRYGDLKKQLAEDIIKAIAPIRERIEAIKGDEAYLRRVVSEGAEKARASASQTVADVREIMGIRPF from the coding sequence ATGGATATAGTACTCAGTGGCATCAGACCCACCGGACAGCTCCATTTGGGAAACTATTTCGGGGCGCTGCGCAATTTCGTCAGAATGCAGCACGATGCGAAATGCTACTTTTTCATCGCGGATTACCATGCGCTGACTACGCATGACGACCCGACGCGCCTGCACGAGAACGTCCGGACGGTGCTTGCCGAGTACCTCGCCGCGGGCATCGACCCCGACGTGGCTACCGTCTACGTGCAGAGCGACGTGCCGCAGGTGACCGAACTGTCGCTGCTGCTCGGCATGCACGCCTATGTGGGCGAGCTGGAGCGTACGGCCTCTTTCAAGGACAAGGTGCGCAAGAATCCCTCGAACGTCAATGCCGGCCTGCTCACCTATCCCGTGCTGATGGCGGCGGACATTCTCCTCCACCGCGCCACGCATGTGCCCGTGGGCAAGGACCAGGAGCAGCACCTCGAACTGACGCGCGTATTCGCCCGCCGTTTCAACAACATGTACGGCGTGGAGTATTTTCCGGAGAGCCAGCCCTACAATTTCGGGGCTGATTTGGTGAAGATACCGGGGCTGGACGGTACGGGCAAGATGGGCAAGAGCGAAAACAACGGCATCTTCCTGGCCGATTCCGACGAGGCGATACGCAAAAAGGTGATGCGGGCCGTGACCGACTCCGGTCCCACGGAGCCGGATTCTCCCCTGAGCGAGGGTGTCGCCAACATCTTCACCATCATGCAGGCGGTGTCCGCGCCCGATACCGTGGCCTTTTTCAGGGAGCAGTACGCCCGGTGCGAGATACGTTACGGCGACCTGAAGAAGCAGCTCGCCGAGGACATTATCAAGGCCATAGCCCCCATACGGGAGCGGATAGAGGCCATCAAGGGCGATGAGGCGTACCTGCGCAGGGTGGTGTCGGAAGGGGCTGAGAAGGCGCGGGCGAGTGCTTCGCAGACCGTTGCCGACGTGCGTGAAATCATGGGTATCCGCCCGTTCTGA
- a CDS encoding chloride channel protein — protein sequence MESSKKILNRAYVLLMKITRRLSGQQLMIVLAIVVGLVSGFAAYAFEWLLHLIRHSLVSWIPADTAGYLFLVYPAVGIILASLFVKHIVKDNISEGVTRVLYAISKTGSRIRGHNCYTSMVGGAVTIGFGGSVGPEAPIVLTGSAIGSNIAQVFRLNYRDTTLLLGCGAAGALAAIFKAPVTGLIFVLEVLMLDISMRAIVPLLISSVVSTTLVLFLKGFDPMLNVSVGGTFNLQHLHMYVVLAVLCGLVSFYFLTVNGKVQKFFGNMRKQSTRWIVGGVAIGLLIFLFPPLYGEGYESFIDLMHGQVEPLFNNSLFYQYRDIPWVVVLFLLGTLFLKVVAMAVTNAAGGVGGSFAPSLFTGAFVGGTLAYICNTFFGMEMSVVNFSLVGMAGVMTGVMKAPLTSVFLIAELSNGYGLFVPLMLVASLSFAISYYLEPDSIYTKKLRAKGELVTHNKDRAVMVFLDLDKLIETNFSPVSKEATLGDLVHIISSSKRNVFPVIKEGGEFAGIILLDDIRTDMFDQAKYRTPVSKYVVQPPDIIFKNEMISEVVEKFEESRAWNLPVVDKNNRYLGFVSKSSILEAYRQQLIEITEE from the coding sequence ATGGAGAGCTCGAAAAAGATACTTAACAGGGCTTACGTCCTGTTGATGAAGATAACGCGGCGCCTGTCGGGACAGCAACTGATGATAGTCCTGGCCATCGTCGTCGGTCTTGTGTCCGGTTTCGCCGCCTATGCGTTCGAATGGCTCCTGCATCTTATCCGCCACTCCCTCGTGAGCTGGATACCCGCCGATACGGCCGGTTATCTCTTTCTCGTCTATCCGGCTGTGGGCATCATCCTCGCTTCGCTGTTCGTGAAGCATATCGTGAAGGACAATATCTCGGAGGGTGTCACCCGCGTGCTGTACGCCATCAGCAAGACGGGGTCGCGTATCCGGGGACACAACTGCTATACCTCGATGGTGGGCGGAGCCGTGACCATCGGATTCGGCGGCTCGGTGGGGCCCGAGGCTCCCATCGTACTGACGGGGTCGGCCATCGGCTCCAATATCGCGCAGGTCTTCCGGCTCAATTACCGTGATACGACGCTGCTGCTGGGGTGCGGTGCCGCGGGCGCCCTGGCGGCCATCTTCAAGGCTCCCGTTACGGGGCTCATCTTCGTGCTGGAGGTGCTGATGCTCGACATCTCCATGCGGGCCATCGTACCGCTGCTCATCTCCTCGGTCGTATCGACCACGCTCGTGCTCTTTCTCAAGGGATTCGACCCCATGCTGAACGTAAGCGTGGGGGGAACCTTCAACCTCCAGCACCTCCATATGTACGTCGTGCTCGCCGTGCTGTGCGGGCTCGTGTCGTTCTACTTCCTGACCGTGAACGGCAAGGTGCAGAAATTTTTCGGAAACATGCGCAAGCAGTCCACCCGCTGGATTGTCGGCGGGGTGGCGATAGGGCTGCTCATCTTCCTCTTCCCGCCCCTTTACGGCGAGGGGTACGAATCCTTCATCGACCTCATGCACGGACAGGTGGAGCCGCTTTTCAATAACTCGCTTTTCTATCAGTACCGGGACATTCCGTGGGTGGTGGTGCTCTTCCTGCTGGGGACGCTTTTCCTCAAGGTGGTCGCCATGGCCGTGACGAACGCCGCCGGAGGGGTGGGCGGTTCGTTCGCGCCGTCGCTCTTCACCGGAGCCTTCGTCGGCGGGACGCTCGCCTACATCTGCAATACCTTTTTCGGTATGGAGATGTCGGTGGTCAATTTCTCGCTCGTGGGCATGGCGGGTGTCATGACGGGTGTCATGAAGGCGCCCCTGACGTCGGTGTTCCTTATCGCGGAGCTCTCCAACGGTTACGGGCTCTTCGTTCCGCTGATGCTCGTGGCGTCGCTCTCTTTCGCCATATCCTACTACCTCGAACCCGATTCGATATACACCAAGAAGCTGCGGGCCAAGGGCGAACTCGTCACGCACAACAAGGACCGGGCGGTGATGGTCTTCCTCGACCTCGACAAGCTGATAGAGACGAACTTTTCGCCCGTCAGCAAGGAGGCTACCCTCGGCGACCTCGTACACATCATCTCCTCCTCCAAACGCAACGTCTTCCCGGTGATAAAGGAGGGCGGCGAGTTCGCCGGCATCATCCTGCTCGATGATATACGCACGGACATGTTCGACCAGGCCAAGTACCGGACCCCCGTCTCCAAGTATGTCGTACAGCCCCCGGACATCATCTTCAAGAACGAGATGATATCCGAAGTGGTGGAGAAGTTCGAAGAGTCCAGGGCGTGGAACCTGCCCGTGGTGGACAAGAACAACCGGTACCTCGGTTTCGTCTCCAAGTCGAGCATTCTCGAAGCCTATCGCCAGCAGCTCATCGAAATCACCGAGGAGTGA